Part of the Penicillium digitatum chromosome 4, complete sequence genome is shown below.
AATATGAGTCATCTACTACTATATTCTCAACAGGTCAAATTCAACGGCGGTTTCGGCCAACCTTCCTAGGTGGGGAGGCTAGGCAAGGCCGGAACTGTGCCAAATATTGACTGAGGTGAGGAAGGCCCATGTGCGTTACTCGGGATTTGGAATACACACTCGAGGAAGGACATAGGCAAGGGTTGTTATCTGGGGATGCTTTTCAACAATAATGCGGGGAGGGCAGTCTTGAATGTGCAGATATTTTGTGATTTGTCATACCGAGTAACAGCCTGGGAAAGACATCAATTTGTTGAAATATTTTAAATTTCAACCTCGACTCTTTATAGTAATAGCTAGATCTAAATCTGACTCGTGTTGACTCTCACGGTATGGAGCAATCCATACGACATATGTAGATGTTAAACCAAGAAACACACTTTCAAGGTTGAGGAGTGTAGGAAGTGAAGGTGTAGAAAGACAAGAGACGAAAAGACAGAAACCCTGGTGGAAGATTTGGGGCAATGAGAGAACATCAAAAAGACAAGCAGACCTCCCACGCTGAACTGAGGTATCTTAAATAAAGACGAAGACCGACCcacgcaaaaaaaaaataagacaAGAGACAAGTAgacacccccccccccccccccccccaaagaaCGAAACAAATTccgaaaaacaaaagaaaaacaacgAAATCACATCCGTCGCAACGCAACATCCCCATCCTTCCTCATCCAAGGATACCAAACATTAGTATATTCCCTAACCCCAAACTTCGGCGCGGCCCCATGATCCCCAGCCAACGCAGCCGAAGCCCCCTCCCTCAGGAACTCCCCATCCCGCATGCGCCTCTGCTCCCGCAGGGTAGGAcacttcttctccttgataaAGCGGTAAAACTTGCACTGGATCCCCTGGAAGCCGCGTCTCTGACGGTCCGGGAACTGACGATTGAAAGCCTCGCGGACCTCCTTCCACTCCTGACACAGGTCGACGCGGTGGTACCAGATGAAGTAcatttcctcttcctcgtaCTTGGGACGGGGAGGACGACGACGGTCGCCACTGGTGGAAGATGAGCTTGAGACGCTTGAGTAACGCTCGCGGGAGTGGTAAGGATCCGGCGAGGAAGGCGTGGATAGCGAGCTCTGGTGTGTGCTTGCACTTCCACGGTTGGTGCTTATGCTTGTTGCTGAGGGCCGGTAGCTGAAGAACATCTGGTGGGATTGGGATGGGTTTACGCTATGATGACTTGCGTTTGTGCTGGTGCTCTGGCTTGTTGCTGTGGTCGTGTTGGATAGTGCCCCCGGGCTGGTATCGTGGTAATTGCGGTTGTACCAGTAGTTTGGGCTTGGGGGGAAGCTCGGTGAGGGTTGGTGGTAGCTGTGGCGGTGGGATGATGGAATTGAAGCATGTTGGGTGCGTGGAGAGATTTCTTCATCGCCTGGATTCAGCAAGGCGTCGATTTTCATTTTGCTTTGACGTGCTGATGGCAGTGTTGCGTATGACTCTGTGTGTGTTGCCATTTTGGAGATCGATTGATTTGCCAATGTGAGGTTTGAGGCTGGAAAACGAAATTTATAGAGACCAAGCTTTGAATCCCTCAGAATGCTCAGACCAGGTCTGATAGTAGAAGTGGGGATATAAGAGGTCTATCTCAAAGAGCCAATGGACAAATGTGAAGTACAGAAGATGAGGaagtataaaaaaaaaaaaaggtcttCGGGGTAGCAGGCAAGGTTTATAGATCTCGGAActatagaaaaagaaaagttcCTGGAATACAACTTGTTCTtaaatgaaagaaaaaaggattCAGAAAATTGAAAAATAGTTCTTAGACTAACAGCGCTGTTGGGTGCACTGGACCGACTGCCTGGGTCTGGTTGTGTTCCTTTGGCCCCCCTGTATAGCTGTGTACCGCGGATACACAAGGCTCCTTTAGCTAGCAGGGGTCTTTTTTtaatattttttttttagaggTTTGGTTCCACCCCCAGAGAGACaacattttcttttcaaataAAATAATATGAAATAATaatcataaaaaaaa
Proteins encoded:
- a CDS encoding Polynucleotidyl transferase, ribonuclease H fold: MATHTESYATLPSARQSKMKIDALLNPGDEEISPRTQHASIPSSHRHSYHQPSPSFPPSPNYWYNRNYHDTSPGALSNTTTATSQSTSTNASHHSVNPSQSHQMFFSYRPSATSISTNRGSASTHQSSLSTPSSPDPYHSRERYSSVSSSSSTSGDRRRPPRPKYEEEEMYFIWYHRVDLCQEWKEVREAFNRQFPDRQRRGFQGIQCKFYRFIKEKKCPTLREQRRMRDGEFLREGASAALAGDHGAAPKFGVREYTNVWYPWMRKDGDVALRRM